Proteins co-encoded in one Desulfoplanes formicivorans genomic window:
- the hflX gene encoding GTPase HflX has protein sequence MEQARELALLSQDISRQIGLVIDRKGRPVMVVIGEHDAMLIPELTGFRTSAGRLRGVRFLLTRFGDAVITPEDLMDMVFLRLDSFAVLSVLEGMPFRLHWAHLLPPGAGDTPYMVHAPRPWDRVDTDFTAQAESLEEELARTGQRIETGAREGNALLVSVGTEPKPVQKSRLDELADLANTAGLEVVGRIVQRVARVNPKHILGKGKLAELEVLALQHGVAVIVFEGELSPTQMRNLSRLTERKILDRTQLILDIFAQHAVTKAGKLQVELAQLGYTLPRLVGKSRAMSRLAGGIGGRGPGETKLEMDRRKIRNRISLLKGELKRLRKHRHATRASRARAGVPIVALIGYTNAGKSTLLNTLTHSGVLAENKLFATLDPTSRRLRFPRDREIILTDTVGFIRELPEDLKEAFMATLEELEVADLLVQVADASHPEVEAQVAAVDAILAELGVHEIPRILVMNKNDLVDDARREVVANIFPRAVFVSAKHRPSLAPLVEAVLARLP, from the coding sequence CTGGAACAGGCGCGGGAGCTGGCCCTGCTCAGCCAGGACATTTCCCGGCAGATCGGTCTGGTCATTGATCGCAAGGGACGGCCGGTCATGGTTGTCATTGGCGAGCATGATGCCATGCTCATTCCCGAACTGACCGGTTTCCGCACCAGTGCCGGCCGGCTCCGGGGGGTCAGGTTCTTGCTGACCAGGTTCGGGGACGCGGTCATCACTCCGGAAGACCTGATGGATATGGTTTTCCTGCGTCTGGACTCCTTTGCCGTGCTTTCGGTGCTGGAAGGCATGCCGTTTCGGCTGCACTGGGCCCATCTGCTCCCTCCTGGTGCGGGCGATACCCCGTACATGGTGCATGCTCCCCGGCCCTGGGACCGGGTGGATACGGATTTTACGGCCCAGGCAGAATCCCTTGAAGAGGAATTGGCCCGTACCGGTCAGCGCATTGAGACCGGAGCCAGGGAGGGCAATGCCCTGCTTGTGAGTGTGGGCACGGAACCCAAGCCGGTCCAGAAATCCCGCCTTGATGAACTCGCGGATCTGGCGAACACGGCCGGGCTGGAGGTGGTTGGCCGAATCGTCCAGCGGGTCGCCCGGGTCAATCCCAAGCACATTCTGGGCAAGGGCAAACTGGCCGAGCTGGAGGTTCTTGCTTTGCAGCACGGTGTGGCCGTGATCGTTTTCGAGGGGGAACTCTCACCCACCCAGATGCGCAATCTTTCCCGGTTGACCGAGCGCAAGATCCTGGACCGGACCCAGCTCATTCTGGACATCTTTGCCCAGCATGCCGTGACCAAGGCCGGCAAACTCCAAGTGGAACTGGCCCAGCTGGGATACACCCTGCCTCGGCTGGTGGGCAAAAGCCGGGCTATGAGTCGTCTGGCCGGGGGCATTGGCGGCCGTGGACCCGGTGAGACCAAGCTGGAAATGGATCGGCGCAAGATCCGCAACCGCATCTCCCTGCTCAAGGGAGAACTCAAGAGGCTTCGCAAGCACCGCCATGCCACAAGGGCCAGCCGGGCCCGGGCCGGAGTGCCCATTGTCGCCCTGATCGGGTATACCAACGCGGGCAAGTCCACCCTGCTCAATACCCTGACCCACAGTGGAGTCCTGGCCGAGAACAAACTCTTTGCCACCCTTGATCCCACCAGCCGGCGTCTTCGCTTTCCCCGGGACCGGGAGATCATTCTCACGGACACGGTGGGCTTCATCAGGGAGCTGCCCGAGGACCTCAAGGAGGCCTTCATGGCCACCCTTGAGGAACTGGAAGTGGCCGATCTGCTTGTGCAGGTGGCCGATGCCAGCCATCCCGAGGTGGAAGCCCAGGTGGCGGCCGTGGATGCCATCCTGGCCGAGCTGGGGGTCCACGAGATCCCGAGAATTCTGGTCATGAACAAGAACGATCTTGTGGACGATGCCCGACGGGAGGTGGTGGCCAATATATTTCCCCGGGCCGTGTTTGTTTCGGCCAAGCACCGGCCTTCCCTTGCTCCCCTGGTGGAGGCCGTGCTCGCGCGCCTGCCATGA
- a CDS encoding molybdopterin-guanine dinucleotide biosynthesis protein MobB: MPIAISIVGYKNAGKTSLAIDLARELTQTGHTVAGVKFSHEGFDQPSTDTHALSQVCQQVIGMGPDQTAIFWPKASYLPDLLPLVNADVILVEGGKSLTWLPRILVLRSPEEAESLDNGLALGTWGQVTAKGLLPLTTMEQLARVVLTRGFMLAGLDCKSCGRPDCLTLAREIVQGKALPRECKAFKTGMKITVNGHPLPMKSFVEDMIAGSLKAQLATLKGYVPGSKIEITLR; this comes from the coding sequence ATGCCCATCGCCATAAGCATTGTCGGCTACAAGAACGCCGGCAAGACCAGCCTGGCCATTGATCTGGCCAGGGAACTCACCCAAACGGGCCATACTGTTGCCGGTGTCAAATTTTCCCACGAAGGATTTGATCAGCCATCCACCGATACCCATGCCCTGAGCCAGGTCTGCCAGCAGGTCATTGGCATGGGCCCTGACCAAACAGCCATATTCTGGCCCAAAGCAAGCTACCTTCCGGACCTGCTGCCCCTGGTCAATGCGGATGTGATTCTGGTGGAAGGCGGCAAATCCCTCACCTGGCTGCCCAGAATCCTGGTGCTCAGGTCTCCTGAAGAAGCCGAATCCCTGGACAACGGGCTGGCCCTGGGAACCTGGGGACAGGTGACGGCCAAGGGACTGCTCCCCTTGACCACCATGGAACAGCTGGCCCGGGTAGTTCTGACTCGCGGATTCATGCTGGCTGGCCTTGACTGCAAATCCTGCGGCCGTCCCGACTGCCTGACCCTGGCCAGGGAAATTGTGCAAGGCAAGGCCCTTCCCCGGGAGTGCAAGGCCTTCAAGACAGGCATGAAAATCACTGTCAACGGCCATCCCCTGCCCATGAAATCCTTTGTGGAAGACATGATTGCTGGCTCCCTCAAGGCCCAGCTGGCAACCCTCAAGGGATATGTTCCCGGATCAAAAATCGAGATCACCCTGCGCTGA
- a CDS encoding ABC transporter ATP-binding protein, which produces MIHLSHLYLTLPDFSLKDITLTIDQGDFFALIGPTGAGKSLILETMLGMLPVHRGTISLNGTDITRLPPEKRGLGIVYQDFALFPHLSVRKNILYGTAFHDLAPHKVENHLKFLVEKLGIAHLLDRKPTTLSGGEKQRVALARALILEPAALLLDEPLSALDPVLREEIKDLLRSIHRDLGTTMVMVSHSFSDVFYLANKVAILKDGSIVQQGEVEQVFDQPNSRFTAGFVGMRNILEATIEDNRAQTRGPAVILPAGNHPAGGFLAIRPEDICPLRAGHNGFENTLSGTITHMAHQGFYFDVWLDVAGLRLQAVWDKHFVLEHDLEPGTRVDIGFYAHKVHVLPENTG; this is translated from the coding sequence ATGATCCACCTGTCCCATCTGTACCTGACCCTGCCCGATTTTTCCCTCAAGGACATCACCCTGACCATTGATCAGGGCGACTTTTTTGCCCTCATCGGGCCCACGGGCGCGGGCAAGTCACTCATTCTGGAAACCATGCTGGGCATGCTCCCGGTCCACAGGGGAACCATCAGCCTGAACGGCACGGACATCACCAGACTGCCACCGGAAAAACGGGGGCTGGGTATTGTATACCAGGACTTTGCCCTGTTTCCCCATTTGAGCGTGCGCAAGAACATCCTCTATGGAACCGCATTTCATGACCTTGCCCCCCACAAGGTGGAGAACCACCTGAAATTTTTGGTCGAAAAACTGGGTATCGCGCACCTGCTCGACCGCAAGCCCACCACCCTGAGCGGTGGTGAAAAGCAGCGTGTTGCCCTGGCCCGGGCCCTGATCCTTGAGCCGGCCGCCCTGCTCCTGGACGAGCCCCTTTCGGCTCTGGACCCGGTTTTACGCGAAGAGATCAAGGATCTGCTCAGGTCCATCCACAGGGATCTGGGAACAACCATGGTCATGGTTTCCCACAGTTTTTCCGATGTGTTCTACCTGGCCAACAAGGTGGCCATCCTCAAGGACGGCAGCATTGTCCAGCAGGGCGAGGTGGAGCAGGTCTTTGACCAGCCCAATTCGCGATTCACCGCAGGATTTGTGGGCATGCGCAACATCCTGGAAGCCACCATAGAGGACAACCGGGCCCAGACCCGGGGACCGGCCGTGATCCTTCCCGCAGGCAACCATCCCGCGGGCGGCTTTCTGGCCATCCGGCCCGAAGACATCTGCCCCTTGCGTGCGGGCCACAACGGATTCGAAAATACCCTCTCCGGGACCATCACCCACATGGCCCACCAGGGATTTTATTTCGATGTCTGGCTTGATGTTGCCGGACTCAGGCTGCAAGCGGTCTGGGACAAACATTTTGTTCTTGAACACGATCTGGAACCCGGTACACGCGTGGACATCGGCTTTTACGCCCACAAGGTCCACGTGCTCCCGGAAAACACGGGGTAA
- a CDS encoding ABC transporter permease, giving the protein MTVKPGVFSWILILFSLPLIGLIVLPLSKMVLTPTWAALWESLNDPVVLEAIGRSMTTSLAAALICFVFGTPLAYLMARRDFPGKSLVEAIIDLPIMIPHPVIGIAILSLAGRNHPLGRMLADMGIQVMGTLTGIIVVLTFVGMPFYINTAKAGFEAIPKRLENVSRSLGAPMGATFFRVTFPLAWQSMVLGMIMCTARAISEFGAVVIVAYHPMTAPVLIYERFTAYGLRYSQPVSVWLIGVSLILFVAMRLVSRPHREMS; this is encoded by the coding sequence ATGACCGTCAAACCCGGCGTTTTTTCCTGGATACTGATCCTGTTCAGCCTGCCCCTTATCGGACTGATCGTCCTGCCCCTGTCCAAAATGGTCCTCACCCCCACCTGGGCCGCCCTGTGGGAAAGCCTGAACGATCCCGTGGTGCTTGAGGCCATTGGCCGCAGCATGACCACATCCCTTGCCGCGGCCCTGATATGCTTTGTCTTTGGCACTCCCCTTGCCTATCTCATGGCCAGGCGGGATTTTCCGGGCAAGAGCCTGGTGGAGGCCATCATTGATCTGCCCATCATGATCCCCCATCCGGTCATTGGCATCGCCATCCTCAGTCTGGCCGGACGCAACCATCCCCTGGGACGCATGCTGGCCGACATGGGCATCCAGGTCATGGGCACCCTTACGGGAATCATTGTAGTCCTGACCTTTGTGGGCATGCCTTTTTACATCAACACGGCCAAGGCCGGGTTCGAGGCCATTCCCAAACGCCTGGAAAACGTGTCCCGCAGTCTGGGCGCGCCCATGGGCGCTACCTTTTTCCGGGTCACCTTTCCCCTGGCCTGGCAAAGCATGGTCCTTGGAATGATCATGTGCACGGCCAGAGCCATCAGCGAATTCGGGGCCGTGGTCATTGTGGCCTACCACCCCATGACCGCTCCGGTCCTCATCTACGAGCGGTTCACGGCCTACGGTCTCAGGTACTCCCAGCCCGTGTCCGTGTGGCTCATCGGCGTGTCCCTGATTCTCTTTGTGGCCATGCGTCTTGTTTCCAGACCACACCGGGAGATGTCATGA
- the wtpA gene encoding tungstate ABC transporter substrate-binding protein WtpA, whose amino-acid sequence MKSFLWSLALVLGITLISSSAWAEPSGKVVLFHAGSLTVPLAQMEKEFEAKYPKVDILREGGGSTKMARLIAEVGKYADIMASADYTVIDNNLIPKDAAWNIRFATNQLVLCYTDKSRYADQINADNWYEILQKKDVVWGHSDPNLDPCGYRSLMVLQLAEKFYGIKGLNQKLLDNRPMKNVRPKSVELVNLLKTGNMDYAWEYLSVAVQHGLKYITLNDHINLGNYKYDNFYKMAEVKVTGKKPGTWKVKKGKSCTYGITMIKNSSNKEATIAFLQYMLDPQGGLKILKDMGQPPFIPCRIADQAEYDSLPASLKPLVEVKN is encoded by the coding sequence ATGAAATCATTTCTCTGGTCCCTGGCCCTTGTTCTAGGCATCACCCTGATCTCCTCTTCGGCATGGGCCGAGCCTTCGGGCAAGGTTGTCCTCTTCCATGCCGGCAGCCTCACCGTGCCCCTGGCCCAGATGGAAAAGGAGTTTGAAGCCAAATACCCCAAGGTGGACATCCTGCGCGAAGGCGGGGGCTCCACCAAGATGGCCCGGCTCATTGCCGAGGTGGGCAAGTACGCCGACATCATGGCCTCGGCCGACTACACGGTCATCGACAACAACCTCATCCCCAAGGATGCCGCCTGGAACATCCGCTTTGCCACCAACCAGCTGGTCCTCTGCTACACCGACAAGAGCCGGTACGCAGACCAGATCAATGCCGACAACTGGTACGAAATCCTCCAGAAAAAAGACGTGGTCTGGGGCCATTCCGACCCCAACCTGGACCCCTGCGGCTACCGGAGCCTCATGGTCCTTCAGCTGGCCGAAAAATTCTACGGCATCAAGGGCCTGAACCAGAAGCTGCTGGACAACCGGCCCATGAAGAACGTTCGCCCCAAATCCGTGGAACTGGTCAACCTGCTCAAGACCGGGAACATGGACTACGCCTGGGAATACCTTTCCGTGGCCGTGCAGCACGGGCTCAAGTACATCACCCTGAACGACCATATCAACCTGGGCAATTACAAGTACGACAACTTTTACAAGATGGCCGAGGTCAAGGTGACCGGCAAAAAACCCGGCACCTGGAAAGTCAAAAAGGGCAAGTCCTGCACCTACGGCATTACCATGATCAAAAACAGCTCCAACAAGGAAGCCACCATCGCCTTTTTGCAGTACATGCTTGATCCCCAAGGCGGTCTGAAGATTCTGAAAGACATGGGCCAGCCCCCGTTCATCCCCTGCCGCATTGCCGACCAGGCCGAATACGACAGCCTCCCCGCCAGCCTGAAACCTCTGGTGGAAGTCAAGAATTAA
- a CDS encoding molybdopterin biosynthesis protein translates to MERNIYLDLMTIPEAIDKVTAALDRDGLIKQETIPSHEAAGRVLARPVYARTSSPTFHSAAMDGIAVKAASTFAAREGRPIQLVRNRDYIPVNTGNPLPADMDAVIMIEDVIEDTGESVTIEKGAFPMQHVRRIGEDIVATELLLPQNRTLSPYDIGALLSAGIWEVSVWEPVRMTIIPTGDEVLDFTTRPQPKPGQVIESNSQVFMALASTWNCETQRVTPVPDNPEALQKAVDQAIDQGAHVVIVGAGSSAGSKDYSKSVISRMGEVLVHGIAVMPGKPSMLGTVRGRLVVGAPGYPVSAVVCIEELLGPIVAWLSRARVWERPEITVEMARKVPSKLGLEERVRLAIGRVGEKNVAIPLARGAGMITTLTKAHGMTSIPATSEGVEQGATVKARLLVPQAELHQTLLVIGSHDNTVDLLANKLMGLENPLYLASSHVGSMGGLMALKSGSTMIAGAHLFDPETEDYNFPFIRKYLPDMDLIVVNLAIRHQGFIVAPGNPLHITGIKDVIAKQARFVNRQRGAGTRILFDHALKQAGKSPADIVGYDSEEFTHMALAANVLTGAADCGLGIYAAAKALNLDFVPLARERYDLLIPRAHYNDPKIQTLLAMIGQESTRQQIQALGGYETTLTGQIMQPGQGLDATQTS, encoded by the coding sequence ATGGAACGAAACATTTACCTCGATTTGATGACCATTCCCGAAGCCATAGACAAGGTCACCGCGGCCCTGGACCGGGACGGATTGATCAAGCAGGAAACCATCCCTTCCCACGAGGCCGCAGGCAGGGTTCTGGCCCGACCCGTGTACGCCAGGACCTCGTCGCCCACCTTTCATTCCGCAGCCATGGACGGCATCGCGGTCAAAGCAGCGTCCACCTTTGCCGCCCGGGAAGGTCGGCCCATCCAGCTGGTCCGCAACAGGGACTATATTCCCGTGAACACGGGCAACCCCCTGCCTGCGGACATGGACGCGGTGATCATGATCGAAGACGTCATTGAGGACACGGGCGAAAGCGTGACCATTGAAAAGGGCGCCTTTCCCATGCAGCATGTCCGACGCATTGGCGAAGACATCGTGGCCACGGAACTGCTTTTGCCCCAGAATCGCACCCTGTCCCCCTATGACATCGGCGCCCTGCTCAGCGCGGGTATCTGGGAGGTCTCGGTATGGGAACCCGTGCGCATGACCATCATCCCCACGGGTGACGAGGTCCTGGATTTCACCACCCGTCCCCAGCCCAAGCCGGGCCAGGTCATTGAAAGCAATTCCCAGGTGTTCATGGCCCTTGCCAGTACCTGGAATTGTGAAACCCAGCGAGTCACCCCGGTCCCGGACAATCCCGAAGCCCTGCAAAAAGCCGTGGATCAGGCCATTGACCAGGGCGCCCATGTGGTCATTGTGGGGGCGGGCTCTTCGGCCGGAAGCAAGGATTATTCAAAATCAGTGATCAGCAGGATGGGAGAGGTTCTGGTTCATGGCATTGCTGTCATGCCGGGCAAGCCGTCCATGCTGGGCACGGTCAGGGGCCGGCTTGTGGTGGGCGCCCCGGGCTATCCGGTCAGTGCCGTGGTCTGTATCGAGGAATTGCTGGGCCCGATCGTGGCCTGGCTCTCACGTGCAAGGGTATGGGAACGGCCTGAAATCACCGTGGAAATGGCCCGCAAGGTCCCGTCCAAACTGGGCCTTGAAGAACGGGTCAGACTGGCCATTGGCCGGGTTGGGGAAAAGAACGTGGCCATCCCCCTGGCCAGGGGCGCGGGCATGATCACCACCCTGACCAAGGCCCACGGGATGACCTCCATACCAGCCACCAGCGAAGGGGTGGAACAGGGAGCAACCGTTAAGGCTAGGCTGCTGGTTCCCCAGGCCGAACTCCACCAAACCCTGCTGGTCATCGGCAGCCACGACAACACCGTGGACCTTCTGGCCAACAAGCTCATGGGGCTTGAAAACCCCTTGTACCTGGCGTCCAGCCATGTGGGCTCCATGGGCGGACTCATGGCCCTCAAATCCGGATCAACCATGATCGCTGGCGCCCACCTCTTTGACCCGGAAACCGAAGACTACAATTTTCCCTTTATCCGCAAGTACCTGCCAGACATGGACCTGATCGTTGTCAATCTGGCCATTCGCCATCAGGGTTTCATTGTCGCGCCGGGCAATCCCCTGCACATTACCGGCATCAAGGATGTGATCGCCAAACAGGCCCGGTTCGTGAACCGCCAGCGGGGTGCGGGAACACGCATTCTTTTTGACCACGCCCTCAAACAGGCAGGAAAATCTCCCGCCGATATTGTGGGATATGACAGCGAGGAGTTCACTCACATGGCCCTGGCTGCCAACGTGCTCACGGGAGCCGCCGACTGCGGTCTGGGCATCTATGCCGCGGCCAAGGCCCTGAACCTGGATTTCGTCCCTCTGGCCCGGGAACGCTACGACCTGCTCATCCCCAGGGCCCATTACAACGACCCCAAAATCCAGACCCTGCTGGCCATGATCGGCCAGGAATCAACCCGCCAGCAGATCCAGGCCCTTGGAGGCTATGAAACCACCCTCACCGGCCAGATCATGCAGCCCGGTCAGGGACTGGACGCAACCCAAACAAGCTGA
- a CDS encoding molybdopterin molybdotransferase MoeA, whose amino-acid sequence MKQDFFRVISSRELCRLLKTFPTVAREQIDFRTGVDRMLATAITSPENLPMVHRSSMDGFAVHAEDTFGASEANPAYLENKAELKIDELSTAPLERGECMSITTGGTLPPGGNAVVMVEHTQELGAGTIEIRKSVAPGDNVMLAGEDVAQGAPILPRGKRLRPQEIGLLAALGITSITVFKRVRAGIISTGDELVDVNTTPRPGQVRDVNTSTLACLLGKANAHVQAYGLVKDDLASIVAMLKQGLAENDVLFISGGSSVGTRDLTIEAILSLPDSEILAHGVSVSPGKPTILARVGGKPIMGLPGQVTSAQVIMLVFGCPLIHHLGGSTQAWDTSLRPQIPATLATNVSSKQGREDYVRVELKQATPQEPLQAVPRTGKSGLLKTLVQCDGLVRIPAESEGLLAGTKVMVWKI is encoded by the coding sequence ATGAAACAGGACTTCTTCCGCGTTATTTCCTCCAGGGAATTGTGCCGCCTGCTTAAAACCTTTCCCACTGTTGCCAGGGAACAGATTGATTTTCGTACAGGCGTTGACCGAATGCTGGCAACAGCCATCACCTCCCCTGAAAATCTCCCCATGGTGCATCGGTCATCCATGGACGGGTTTGCCGTGCATGCCGAAGACACCTTCGGGGCCAGCGAAGCCAATCCCGCCTATCTCGAAAACAAAGCCGAACTCAAAATCGACGAGCTGAGCACAGCTCCCCTTGAGCGCGGGGAATGCATGTCCATCACCACCGGCGGCACCCTGCCTCCGGGCGGCAATGCCGTGGTCATGGTCGAGCATACCCAGGAGCTGGGAGCCGGGACCATTGAGATCCGCAAGAGCGTGGCCCCGGGAGACAATGTCATGCTTGCGGGTGAGGATGTTGCCCAGGGAGCGCCCATCCTTCCCAGGGGCAAACGCCTTCGTCCCCAGGAAATCGGCCTGCTGGCGGCCTTGGGGATCACCTCCATTACGGTTTTCAAACGGGTCCGGGCCGGAATCATTTCCACGGGTGACGAACTGGTGGATGTCAACACAACCCCGCGTCCAGGCCAAGTCAGGGATGTGAACACCTCCACCCTGGCCTGTCTTCTGGGCAAGGCAAACGCCCATGTCCAGGCCTACGGTCTGGTCAAGGACGATCTTGCCAGCATCGTGGCCATGCTCAAGCAGGGTCTGGCCGAAAACGACGTCCTGTTCATCTCCGGGGGATCTTCCGTGGGCACGCGGGACCTGACCATTGAGGCCATCTTGTCCCTGCCTGATTCCGAAATTTTGGCCCACGGCGTGTCCGTGAGTCCGGGCAAGCCAACCATCCTGGCCAGGGTAGGCGGCAAACCGATCATGGGACTGCCAGGCCAGGTCACGTCGGCACAAGTGATCATGCTCGTTTTTGGCTGCCCCCTCATCCACCACCTGGGAGGCAGCACCCAGGCCTGGGACACCTCCCTGCGACCGCAGATCCCGGCCACCCTGGCCACCAATGTCTCTTCCAAACAGGGCAGGGAAGACTATGTCCGGGTCGAACTCAAACAAGCCACACCACAGGAACCCCTCCAGGCCGTGCCCAGAACCGGCAAATCAGGACTCCTCAAGACCCTGGTCCAATGCGACGGCCTGGTGCGCATACCAGCTGAAAGCGAAGGACTGCTTGCGGGAACAAAGGTTATGGTGTGGAAAATATGA
- a CDS encoding formate dehydrogenase accessory sulfurtransferase FdhD: protein MTSSLIPARPYDKFHGNSWHRIEDTVTRETRIHLAWPNRSTTLWAFPRDLDHLALGHALVEWCSPNQIPCLRQTEHDTFHLDPCPREYPAGGRNFEPVSPPTILGAMNRFFSRTGLWETTGCFHRMALFDPHTDTIIHFVEDIARHNCIDRLAGWSVQAACPLKDKVLLCSSRVTGSLMTKICLAGLPMVVSQSATTMAAIDMAADHGITLLGFARTSRFTVFCDPADHARVAKI, encoded by the coding sequence ATGACTTCATCTCTCATCCCTGCCCGACCCTATGACAAGTTTCACGGTAATTCCTGGCATAGGATAGAAGACACGGTGACCCGGGAAACCCGCATCCATCTGGCCTGGCCTAACAGATCAACCACCCTGTGGGCCTTTCCCCGGGATCTGGACCATCTGGCACTGGGCCATGCCCTGGTGGAATGGTGTTCTCCGAACCAGATCCCCTGCCTCAGGCAGACCGAGCATGACACCTTTCATCTTGATCCCTGTCCCCGGGAGTATCCGGCAGGAGGCAGGAATTTCGAACCTGTTTCTCCCCCAACCATTCTTGGAGCCATGAACCGGTTTTTCAGCCGCACGGGCCTGTGGGAAACCACGGGCTGCTTTCACCGCATGGCCCTTTTTGATCCCCACACGGACACGATCATCCATTTTGTGGAGGACATTGCCCGACACAACTGCATTGATCGGTTGGCCGGATGGTCCGTTCAGGCGGCCTGTCCCCTCAAGGACAAGGTACTCCTCTGTTCCTCACGGGTCACCGGCTCATTGATGACCAAAATATGTCTGGCCGGCCTGCCCATGGTGGTGAGTCAATCAGCCACAACCATGGCGGCTATTGACATGGCAGCCGACCACGGCATCACCCTGCTCGGATTCGCCCGGACCAGCCGGTTCACCGTGTTCTGTGATCCTGCAGACCACGCCCGCGTTGCCAAGATCTGA